A single window of Colletotrichum destructivum chromosome 9, complete sequence DNA harbors:
- a CDS encoding Putative actinin-type actin-binding domain, calponin domain, EF-hand domain, EF-hand domain pair translates to MNVLKLQRKYPQFPQNEIYGLSDAFRKLDIDDKGYVDEATAIKATQQSERQPYDVVRQALKEVDLDSSRRVELEDYVALIAKLRESSPAQKRMSTGPGAAPASIVAQATGKTGGHASKSSVGKIHVQGSNANVTHTINEDERTEFTRHINAVLAGDADIGNRLPFPTDTFEMFDECKDGLVLAKLINDSVPDTIDERVLNRPKNKKQLNAFQMTENNNIVIESSKGIGLSVVNIGSGDIIEGREHLILGLIWQIIRRGLLSKIDIKLHPELYRLLEDDETLEQFLRLPPEQILLRWFNYHLKAANWPRRVNNFSTDIKDGENYTVLLAQIGSEYGATRAPLQTRDLLQRAEEILQTADNMGCRKFLTPTSLVAGNPKLNLAFVANLFNTHPALDPITEEEKLEVEDFDAEGEREARVFTLWLNSLDVQPAVQSFFDDLRDGTVLLQAYDKVIKGSVNWRHVNKPPAHGGEMLRFKAVENTNYAIELGKQNRFSLVGIQGADITDGQRTLTLGLVWQLMRRDITVTLSTLAQRLGKKEITDAEMVRWANDMARKGGKSSAIRSFKDPAIGTGVFLLDVLNGMKSSYVDYDLVTPGHTDDDAYLNAKLSISIARKMGATIWLVPEDICQVRSRLVTTFIGSLMATAEKQGL, encoded by the exons ATGAATGTTCTCAAGCTTCAGAG GAAGTATCCTCAGTTTCCCCAAAACGAAATTTATGGCCTGAGCGACGCCTTTCGCaagctcgacatcgacgacaagggctacgtcgacgaggccaccgccatcaaggCTACCCAGCAGAGCGAACGCCAGCCCTACGATGTCGTACGACAGGCCCTGAAGGAAGTTGACCTCGACTCCTCCCGCCGAGTCGAGCTGGAGGACTATGTCGCG TTGATCGCCAAGCTTCGCGAGTCCTCCCCGGCTCAGAAACGCATGTCGACCGGCCCCGGTGCTGCTCCCGCCAGCATCGTCGCGCAAGCGACCGGCAAAACCGGTGGTCATGCCTCCAAGTCGAGCGTCGGCAAGATTCACGTCCAGGGCTCCAATGCCAACGTCACCCACACCATCAACGAGGATGAGAGAACCGAATTCACTCGTCACATcaacgccgtcctcgccggcgacgcggacATCGGAAACCGCCTGCCCTTCCCCACAGACACCTTTGAGATGTTCGACGAATGCAAGGACGGTCTCGTGCTGGCTAAGCTCATCAACGACAGTGTCCCTGACACCATTGACGAGCGTGTTCTGAACCGccccaagaacaagaagcagCTCAACGCCTTCCAGATGACGGAAAACAACAACATCGTCATTGAGTCCTCCAAGGGTATCGGTCTGTCGGTTGTCAACATTGGCAGTGGTGATATTATTGAGGGCCGAGAGCACTTGATCCTCGGTTTGATTTGGCAGATCATCCGCCGTGGCCTGCTGAGCAAGATCGACATCAAGCTTCACCCTGAGCTGTACCgcctgctcgaggacgatgagacCCTCGAACAGTTCCTTCGCCTGCCCCCCGAACAGATTCTTCTTAGATGGTTTAACTACCACCTGAAGGCCGCCAACTGGCCTAGACG GGTGAACAACTTCTCCACCGACATCAAGGACGGCGAGAACTACACGGTCCTTCTCGCGCAGATCGGTTCCGAATACGGAGCGACGAGAGCTCCCTTGCAGACGAGAGACCTCTTGCAGAGAGCCGAGGAGATCCTGCAGACCGCCGACAACATGGGATGCCGCAAGTTCCTCACACCCACCTCCTTGGTCGCGGGTAACCCTAAACTGAACCTGGCCTTTGTCGCCAATCTCTTCAACACCCACCCCGCGCTCGACCCCatcaccgaggaggagaagctcgaggttGAAGACTTTGACGccgaaggagagagggaagcCCGTGTCTTCACCCTGTGGCTCAACAGCTTGGACGTGCAGCCTGCCGTTCAgtccttcttcgacgaccTACGTGATGGCACGGTACTCCTGCAAGCGTACGACAAGGTCATCAAGGGATCCGTCAACTGGCGCCACGTCAACAAGCCGCCGGCGCACGGCGGGGAGATGCTGCGtttcaaggccgtcgagaacaCCAACTACGCGATCGAGTTGGGCAAGCAGAACCGCTTCTCGCTCGTGGGCATCCAAGGCGCCGACATCACTGACGGCCAGCGGACACTGACCCTCGGGTTGGTGTGGCAGTTGATGCGCCGCGACATCACCGTCACTCTCTCGACTTTGGCGCAGCGCctcggcaagaaggagatcaCGGACGCGGAGATGGTCAGATGGGCCAATGACATGGCccgcaagggcggcaagtCATCTGCCATCCGATCCTTTAAGGACCCCgccatcggcaccggcgtcTTCCTGTTGGATGTGCTCAACGGTATGAAGAGCAGCTACGTCGACTACGACCTCGTCACCCCTGGTcacaccgacgacgacgcctaCCTCAACGCCAAGCTCAGCATCTCCATTGCAAGAAAGATGGGCGCAACCATCTGGCTTGTGCCCGAGGATATTTGCCAGGTCCGCAGCCGCCTGGTGACCACCTTTATCG GATCACTTATGGCGACGGCAGAGAAGCAGGGATTGTAG
- a CDS encoding Putative DDHD domain-containing protein, translating to MAPGGADRKTEKSYLSSAVDSINPWAGSRSSTPTPTLKDPPQQPVPVPNSRPGDHSITHLYGQSIKSYPVDCPPLNVLWYHATDVPKRKPQFLRDKSKPVDDAKPQPQPKKFLPFSKLDSRAIETAYQRLLEDSERRREERSLRNISSSSRRGRTKTDEGSVHSSLETSPEGAQTPKTRVPVNEDYLFDVDIENRELAPVYWLGPVYEVRRGTWFYEEGSSLRPCEENLASQLEEGYLRVKPWTYPKPRVRSDSKNKDVKNKDVTPKASVENLKAAASTTPPTESGKLTGPPNQHQPSSHRLFGAWMNSIATYQDANTAWLTSDSMLSWVTSTMYERFSGGGFMSGVKLVRGYSDVAKAKKEKQPATPTDPTATPQLDEKQQKLLKRRSAPPSSRPSQSNDDLSRTEEDDSRENSLQQQISSLMEGAERNQEEQEEEIRKREEKEIENDYNGQLGETQGRDIEHLVLVTHGIGQLLGIRMESVNFVHDVNILRKNIKSVYSSSADLRALNSELEDGPRNCRVQVLPVCWRHLLDFPRRREKKNERDIGDGALDEDDYPSLEDITIEGVAFARSLISDLALDVLLYQSAYREQISEIVLKESNRIYKLFLERNPEFKGKVHIVGHSLGSAIMFDILCRQKEKSRGPESPRNPLRFWPAQEKSQGPRDREANELRFEFDVEDFYCLGSPVGLFQMLKGRTISARHLPNARPSESPLNPDLIDDPFLTAGPSSPTHRVSAITGLPYSVSSPKVSQLFNVFHPSDPISYRLEPLISPAMSSLKPQVLPYTKKGIFGNVAQQGLSGIGMKVGQSVSGLWSSLSAGIASNLLNRSLGLSNEDVAKMNSANAAQQVSGAGTNIADSGVISDVSKLEAKTNERKKQLADSKAMVGRTSISGNEMTLIDDELETLYAKFQEKRVDLAKSDDDGGRADWAEAERKAQKLRREEMKVRALNRNGRVDYSIQESVLDFNPMNTIASHMSYWSDEDVSHFILSQLLSNRSRTDRR from the exons ATGGCTCCCGGCGGCGCTGATCGCAAAACAGAAAAGTCCTACCTGTCGTCTGCTGTCGACTCCATCAACCCGTGGGCCGGGAGtcggagctcgacgccgacgccaacccTCAAGGATCCTCCGCAGCAGCCCGTGCCGGTCCCGAACTCTCGTCCCGGCGATCACAGCATCACCCACTTATACGGCCAAAGCATCAAAAGTTACCCCGTCGACTGTCCTCCGCTGAACGTCCTGTGGTACCACGCAACTGAT GTCCCCAAGCGGAAACCCCAATTCCTCCGAGACAAATCCAAACCCGTCGATGATGCGAAGCCCCAGCCTCAACCAAAGAAGTTCCTCCCGTTTTCAAAGCTAGATTCACGAGCAATCGAGACTGCTTACCAGCGCCTGCTTGAGGATTCtgagagaaggagagaggagcGGTCATTGCGGAACatctcgtcgagctcgcgACGTGGCCGTACGAAGACCGATGAAGGGAGCGTCCATAGCAGCCTGGAGACCAGTCCCGAAGGGGCTCAGACCCCAAAAACACGAGTTCCCGTGAACGAGGACTATCTTTTTGACGTCGATATCGAGAACAGAGAGCTGGCCCCCGTCTACTGGCTCGGCCCGGTCTACGAGGTCCGACGCGGTACATGGTTCTACGAAGAAGGCTCGTCTTTGCGGCCATGTGAGGAGAACCTGGCCTCGCAGCTGGAGGAGGGTTACCTCAGGGTCAAGCCCTGGACTTATCCCAAGCCACGAGTCCGCAGTGACTCGAAGAACAAGGACGTGAAGAACAAGGATGTGACTCCAAAAGCATCCGTCGAGAATCTCAAGGCCGCCGCTTCGACAACTCCGCCCACAGAGAGCGGTAAGCTCACAGGACCGCCGAACCAGCACCAGCCGTCATCCCACCGATTGTTCGGTGCCTGGATGAACAGCATCGCGACTTACCAGGACGCAAACACGGCATGGCTCACATCAGACAGCATGCTCTCGTGGGTGACCTCAACGATGTATGAAAGGTTCTCGGGCGGAGGTTTTATGAGCGGCGTCAAGCTGGTCAGGGGCTACTCCGATGTAGCCAAAGCCAAAAAAGAGAAGCAGCCGGCCACACCGACCGATCCCACAGCTACCCCCCAGCTGGACGAGAAACAACAAAAGCTACTCAAGAGGAGGTCTgcgccgccctcttcccgGCCTTCCCAGTCCAACGACGACCTTTCGCGTACTGAAGAAGATGATAGTAGGGAGAACTCCCTCCAACAGCAGATTTCGTCGCTGATGGAGGGGGCCGAGCGGAATCaggaggagcaggaagaagagattCGGAAGCGCGAGGAAAAGGAGATCGAAAACGACTACAacggccagctcggcgaaACCCAAGGACGAGATATCGAGCACTTGGTGCTCGTCACGCACGGGatcggccagcttctcggcaTTCG CATGGAAAGCGTCAACTTTGTCCACGACGTCAATATCTTACGCAAAAACATCAAGTCGGTGTACTCTAGCTCTGCGGACTTACGGGCTCTGAACTCGGAACTCGAAGATGGTCCGAGAAACTGCCGCGTGCAGGTTCTGCCTGTGTGCTGGAGACATCTTCTCGATTTCCCCAGGAGacgggagaagaagaacgagCGAGATATCGGCGACGGTGCTTTAGACGAGGATGATT ACCCTTCCTTGGAGGATATCACTATTGAAGGCGTGGCTTTTGCCAGGTCTCTGATTTCAGACCTTGCGCTCGACGTCCTGCTTTACCAAAGTGCCTACCGGGAGCAGATTTCAGAGATTGTTTTAAAAGAGTCGAATCGCATCTACAAACTGTTCCTCGAACGGAACCCGGAATTCAAGGGGAAAGTCCACATCGTTGGCCACTCTCTCGGCTCCGCCATCATGTTTGACATTCTTTGTCGGCAGAAGGAGAAATCGAGAGGGCCGGAGAGTCCTAGGAATCCGCTCCGGTTCTGGCCAGCACAGGAAAAGTCCCAGGGCCCCCGAGACCGGGAGGCCAACGAGCTGCGATTCGAGTTCGACGTGGAGGACTTTTACTGCCTGGGATCGCCGGTGGGCTTGTTCCAGATGCTCAAGGGGCG GACAATATCGGCTCGTCACCTCCCGAATGCCCGCCCGTCAGAGAGTCCTCTGAATCCGGACTTGATAGACGACCCCTTTCTCACAGCGGGGCCGTCATCCCCAACCCATCGGGTCTCTGCCATCACCGGGCTCCCTTATTCTGTGTCGTCGCCCAAGGTATCGCAGCTTTTCAATGTCTTCCACCCCTCGGACCCCATCAGTTACCGACTTGAGCCCCTGATTTCGCCTGCCATGTCGTCACTTAAACCGCAAGTGTTGCCGTACACCAAGAAGGGCATATTTGGCAATGTTGCTCAGCAGGGCTTGTCGGGCATCGGCATGAAGGTCGGCCAGAGTGTCAGTGGGCTGTGGTCTAGCTTAAGTGCGGGAATCGCGAGCAATTTGCTGAACCGCAGTCTTGGCCTCAGCAACGAAGACGTGGCCAAGATGAACTCGGCGAATGCGGCACAACAAGTGTCGGGGGCGGGAACGAACATCGCAGATAGCGGCGTCATCTCTGACGTGTCGAAGCTGGAGGCAAAGACCAACGAGCGCAAGAAGCAGCTTGCCGACTCCAAGGCCATGGTCGGCCGCACCAGCATCAGCGGCAACGAGATGACACtgatcgacgacgagctggaaaCTCTCTACGCCAAGTTCCAGGAGAAGCGTGTGGATCTGGCCAAatcagacgacgacggcggcagggCGGATTGGGCCGAGGCAGAGCGTAAGGCGCAGAAGCTGCGGCGGGAGGAGATGAAGGTCCGGGCCCTGAATCGCAACGGGCGCGTGGACTACAGCATTCAAGA AAGCGTTCTTGACTTCAATCCCATGAACACGATAGCCTCGCACATGAGTTACTGGTCCGACGAAGACGTCAGCCACTTCATCCTCTCACAACTTCTCTCTAATAGATCGCGGACAGACCGGAGATAA
- a CDS encoding Putative RNA polymerase, alpha subunit, RNA polymerase Rpb1, domain 3, RNA polymerase Rpb1, domain 1 has translation MATTTTVTPVKSQLVDKLPKRFKGIKFGIQSNQDIANQAVLEVSDRLLYDIEKNRAPYQHGPLDPRLGTSSKTGKCATCQESLQNCTGHFGHVRLPLPAFHIGYLRFVMMILQDICKDCGKVLLTESEKRAFLKELRRPLLDNLRRSQICKRINEQCRKVKNCMYCGSVQGQIRKVGVLKLAHDKFVTYNKSTSAKKVPPESKIKFDESFSEARKNNAELDKHLRKAMEDMNPLRVLNLFKMISPTDCELLGLDPAEGRPEMFIWQFLPAPPVCIRPSVAQDNASNEDDITTKLADIVWVSGMIRSALQKGSPVQTIMEQWEYLQLQVAMYVNSDVPGLQQPGFGKAVRGFCQRLKGKQGRFRGNLSGKRVDFSGRTVISPDPNLGIDQVAVPQLVAKNLTYPERVSDYNIEKLKECVRNGPSIWPGAQQVIKKDDGGYKISLKFGNRNQVAQDLKIGDVVERHLEDNDIVLFNRQPSLHKLSIMSHLVKVRPWRTFRLNECVCGPYNADFDGDEMNLHVPQTEEARAEAINLMGVKHNLATPKNGEPVIAATQDFITAAYLLSSKDNFFDRKTFTYICMHMMDGKVHLDLPPPAVLKPKALWTGKQVFSMMMRPNKDSPVKINLDAKCREYKARAGQCPDMDPEDAWLVIRNSEVMCGVMDKSTVGDGKKDSVFYVILRDFGPDAAVVTMNRLAKLCARHLTNRGFSIGIGDVFPTEKLLDKKRTLVKNASIEVDVLIDKYKKNKLEKATGCSMEQTLENSISGLLSKLRTQAGSHCIETLSKNNAPLVMAKCGSKGSNINVAQMVALVGQQIIGGKRVADGFQDRTLPHFHKNAPQPPSKGFVENSFYSGLLPTEFIFHAMSGREGLVDTAVKTAETGYMSRRLMKSLEDLSTQYDDTVRTSGGGIVQFQFGADKLDPVDMEASAKPVNFDRTFSHAENLTWDNNERALLPDEIVKYCDNMLSRERARYPRKSLLGDLTLDYDNEEERYTDEHEGARDFLRSLESYVGGRAEKLRRLMEMTGLTATADSMDVDVDEDEIRHKKAFADKVAKMSETTLKLFIRLCLEKYKKAHVEPGHAVGAVGAQSIGEPGTQMTLKTFHFAGVAGMSITQGVPRIKEIINASKVISTPVITCPLVQNREMTAARIVKARIEKTFVEDILSYIEDEWFAESGSVVLKVDMDALSDMQLGITLGDVAEAICKHKKMKVSRSDMHIGAGRIEIRVRLDESAAAKRAIKAKPVDELGDLLVRANYLRRTIPTVAISGYPEATRAIIQTSEQETHTVLVEGYGLLACMNTEGVEGRRVKSNNVMECRDVLGIEAARSTIAYEIGEVMGDMNIDPRHMQLLADVMTYKGEVLGITRFGLSKMRDSVLQLASFEKTPDHLFEAAAGMKTDQIEGVSECIIMGQTMTVGTGAFHVVRRLALEKGDVGQRKTAFEDAWAAETALKKKSRRNI, from the exons ATGGCGACCACAACCACCGTGACTCCGGTCAAGTCCCAGCTTGTCGACAAGCTGCCCAAGCGTTTCAAGGGTATCAAGTTTGGCATTCA GTCCAACCAGGATATCGCGAACCAAGCTGTCCTCGAAGTCTCCGACCGCCTCCTCTACGACATTGAGAAGAACAGGGCACCCTACCAACATGGTCCACTCGACCCTCGTCTC GGTACCTCGAGCAAGACGGGGAAATGCGCAACATGCCAGGAGTCTCTCCAGAACTGCACAGGCCACTTCGGTCATGTCAGGCTTCCTCTGCCGGCCTTCCATATCGGCTACTTGCGCTTCGTCATGATGATATTGCAGGATATCTGCAAG GATTGCGGCAAAGTCCTCCTCACAGAGTCTGAGAAACGGGCCTTCTTGAAGGAGCTCCGACGACCACTTCTGGACAATCTGCGACGGTCCCAGATTTGCAAACGCATCAACGAGCAGTGTAGAAAGGTCAAGAACTGCATGTACTGCGGTTCCGTCCAGGGTCAAATTAGAAAGGTCGGCGTCCTCAAGCTGGCCCACGACAAGTTCGTCACATACAACAAGTCCACCTCGGCTAAGAAGGTGCCTCCCGAGAGTAAAATCAAGTTCGACGAGTCGTTCAGcgaggcgaggaagaacAATGCCGAGTTGGACAAGCATTTACGCAAGGCCATGGAGGACATGAACCCTTTGAGAGTACTCAATCTTTTCAAAATGATCAGTCCCACCGATtgcgagcttctcggcctggatCCCGCGGAAGGCCGTCCCGAGATGTTCATCTGGCAGTTCCTCCCTGCGCCCCCCGTGTGCATCCGACCCTCGGTCGCCCAAGACAATGCCAGTAACGAGGACGATATTACAACAAAACTCGCCGATATCGTATGGGTCAGCGGCATGATCCGCTCGGCGCTGCAGAAGGGCTCGCCAGTACAGACCATCATGGAGCAGTGGGAGTATCTTCAACTCCAGGTCGCCATGTATGTCAACAGTGATGTACCGGGCCTGCAGCAACCGGGATTCGGCAAGGCTGTACGAGGTTTCTGCCAGCGGTTGAAGGGAAAGCAGGGTCGATTCCGTGGCAACCTGTCCGGAAAGCGTGTCGATTTCTCCGGACGTACCGTCATTTCGCCCGATCCCAACCTTGGTATCGATCAAGTTGCTGTCCCCCAGCTTGTCGCCAAGAACCTGACGTACCCGGAGCGAGTGTCGGATTACAACAtcgagaagctgaaggaGTGCGTTCGCAACGGACCCAGCATCTGGCCGGGTGCTCAACAAGTCATCAAAAAGGACGACGGAGGTTACAAGATATCGCTGAAGTTCGGTAACAGAAACCAAGTCGCCCAAGACCTCAAGATCGGCGATGTTGTCGAGCGTCACCTGGAGGACAacgacatcgtcctcttcaACCGTCAGCCATCCCTTCACAAGCTCAGTATCATGAGTCACTTGGTCAAGGTGCGACCTTGGAGGACATTCCGCCTAAACGAGTGTGTTTGTGGCCCGTACAACGCAGATTTCGACGGAGACGAAATGAACCTCCACGTTCCGCAGACAGAAGAAGCCCGAGCCGAGGCCATTAACCTCATGGGTGTCAAGCACAACTTGGCGACGCCGAAAAACGGAGAGCCCGTCATTGCTGCCACGCAGGATTTCATCACGGCTGCTTATCTCTTGAGCAGCAAAGACAACTTCTTCGACCGCAAGACGTTCACCTACATTTGCATGCACATGATGGATGGCAAAGTCCACCTGGACTTGCCTCCCCCCGCCGTCTTAAAGCCCAAGGCTCTGTGGACCGGCAAGCAAGTCTTCAGCATGATGATGCGTCCCAACAAGGACAGCCCGGTGAAGATCAACCTGGACGCCAAGTGCAGAGAGTACAAGGCCAGGGCCGGACAGTGCCCCGATATGGATCCCGAAGACGCATGGTTGGTTATTCGCAACTCCGAGGTCATGTGCGGCGTCATGGACAAGTCAACAGTTGGTGACGGTAAAAAGGACTCGgtcttttacgtcatcctGCGAGACTTCGGCCCAGATGCGGCAGTCGTTACGATGAACCGATTGGCAAAACTCTGTGCTCGGCACCTGACCAACCGTGGCTTCTCTATCGGCATCGGTGACGTTTTCCCCACAGAGAAGCTGTTGGACAAGAAGCGCACTCTCGTCAAGAATGCGAGTATCGAGGTTGACGTTCTGATCGACAAgtacaagaagaacaagctGGAGAAGGCTACAGGCTGTTCGATGGAGCAGACCCTCGAGAACTCCATCTCGGGTCTTCTCAGCAAGCTCAGAACACAAGCCGGTTCCCACTGTATCGAGACGCTTAGCAAGAACAATGCGCCGCTGGTCATGGCCAAGTGCGGATCCAAGGGTTCGAATATCAACGTGGCGCAAATGGTTGCGCTTGTCGGACAGCAAATTATCGGTGGCAAGCGTGTTGCCGACGGTTTCCAGGACAGGACACTTCCCCATTTCCACAAGAACGCGCCGCAACCGCCATCCAAGGGTTTCGTCGAGAACAGTTTCTATTCCGGTCTATTGCCCACCGAGTTTATCTTCCACGCCATGTCTGGACGTGAAGGTCTGGTCGATACCGCTGTCAAGACAGCCGAGACAGGATACATGTCTCGTAGACTGATGAAGTCTTTGGAAGATCTTTCAACCCAATACGACGACACAGTACGGACTTCGGGCGGCGGTATTGTTCAGTTCCAGTTTGGTGCTGACAAACTGGATCCTGTCGACATGGAGGCCTCGGCGAAACCTGTCAACTTTGACCGAACCTTTTCCCACGCTGAGAACCTCACCTGGGACAACAATGAACGGGCCTTGCTTCCCGACGAAATTGTCAAATACTGCGACAACATGCTCTCCCGGGAGCGGGCGCGCTACCCCAGGAAGTCTCTGCTGGGCGATCTGACTCTCGACTacgacaacgaggaggagaggtaCACCGACGAGCACGAAGGCGCACGAGATTTCTTGCGATCTCTCGAGTCTTACGTCGGTGGCCGAGCCGAGAAGCTCCGTCGCCTGATGGAGATGACCGGGCTCACTGCGACAGCCGACAGCATggacgtcgatgtcgacgaggacgagatcaGGCACAAGAAGGCATTTGCTGATAAGGTTGCCAAGATGTCGGAGACGACGTTGAAGCTCTTCATCCGGCTGTGCTTGGAGAAGTACAAGAAAGCACACGTCGAGCCTGGGCACGCCGTGGGGGCCGTCGGCGCGCAGTCCATTGGTGAGCCAGGAACGCAGATGACATTGAAGACCTTCCATTTCGCCGGTGTCGCTGGTATGAGTATCACACAGGGTGTGCCGCGTATCAAGGAAATTATCAACGCGTCCAAGGTCATCAGCACTCCCGTCATCACGTGCCCGCTGGTGCAGAACAGGGAGATGACGGCCGCTCGAATCGTCAAGGCTCGTATCGAAAAGACCTTTGTCGAGGACATTCTGAGCTACATCGAAGACGAGTGGTTCGCGGAGTCGGGAAGCGTCGTACTGAAGGTGGACATGGATGCTTTGTCAGACATGCAGCTTGGCATCACGCTGGGCGAtgtggccgaggccatctgCAAGCACAAGAAGATGAAGGTGTCCAGGTCTGATATGCACATCGGCGCGGGTCGAATCGAGATCCGTGTCCGGCTGGACGagtcggccgccgccaaacgGGCGATCAAGGCGAAGCCAGTGGACGAGCTTGGCGACCTTTTGGTACGGGCCAACTACCTCCGGCGAACGATACCGACGGTGGCCATCTCGGGCTATCCCGAGGCCACTCGTGCCATCATCCAGACGTCGGAGCAGGAGACACACACCGTCCTGGTGGAAGGATACGGGCTTCTCGCTTGCATGAACACGGAAGGCGTGGAGGGACGGAGAGTCAAGTCGAACAACGTGATGGAGTGCCGAGACGTGTTGGGCATCGAAGCCGCGAGAAGCACGATCGCTTACGAAATTGGCGAAGTTATGGGAGACATGAACATCGACCCGCGTCACATGCAGCTGCTCGCAGATGTCATGACGTACAAgggcgaggtcctcggcatcACCAGATTCGGTCTCTCCAAGATGAGAGACAGCGTTCTGCAGTTGGCTTCATTCGAGAAGACGCCAGACCATCTTTTCGAGGCTGCGGCTGGCATGAAGACAGACCAGATCGAAGGTGTGAGCGAGTGTATCATCATGGGTCAGACGATGACGGTGGGAACGGGTGCGTTCCATGTGGTTCGGCGGCTTGCGCTGGAAAAGGGAGACGTTGGGCAGCGCAAGACGGCGTTTGAAGATGCGtgggcggccgagacggcgctgaagaagaagtcgcGACGAAACATTTAA
- a CDS encoding Putative SOS response associated peptidase (SRAP), whose translation MCGRYALALRPSQIRRMLEQEHMPVDDAPEDEGQGSPRQTYNFAPGYHGVVYRADVPDRGAGHRSEHKGDDEQDKTATTAGATASEPPREDGKIRYKMQSMQWGLIPFWTKRDPGYSTLSKTINCRDDSLSTPGGMWSTMKAGKRCIIVAQGFYEWLKNGKEKMPHFVKRKDGQLMCFAGLWDCVQYEDADFKRYTYTIITTDSNKQLKFLHDRMPVILNPGSKEIRTWLDPKRHEWSKELQDLLKPFDGELDCYPVSKEVGKVGNNSPSFIIPVASKENKSNIANFFANASAKQKPKEESRAEHVVETNVEVEHSKEDKKQPVPDIVAEAAADADGQVTKAGIKREAAESSLDEEPPRKLPSKTRQSRTSATSNGSKSPVKPRDGTQKITKFFANSV comes from the exons ATGTGCGGAAGATATGCCCTGGCTTTG CGCCCGTCGCAAATTCGACGCATGCTGGAGCAAGAACACATGCCCGTCGACGATGCACCAGAGGACGAGGGGCAGGGCTCTCCTCGACAGACGTACAACTTTGCGCCGGGTTACCACGGCGTCGTCTATCGCGCCGACGTACCGGATCGTGGTGCGGGGCATCGCAGCGAGCACAAGGGAGACGACGAACAGGACAAGACAGCCACGACGGCAGGAGCCACCGCATCGGAACCGCCCCGTGAGGATGGCAAGATCAGGTACAAGATGCAATCAATGCAGTGGGGGTTGATTCCCTTCTGGACCAAGCGCGACCCAGGTTACTCGACGCTCTCCAAGACGATCAACTGCCGCGACGATTCCCTCAGCACGCCCGGCGGCATGtggtcgacgatgaaggcgggAAAGAGGtgcatcatcgtcgcccaggGCTTCTACGAGTGGCTCAAGaacggcaaggagaagatgccgCATTTCGTCAAGCGCAAAGACGGCCAGCTCATGTGCTTCGCTGGCCTGTGGGACTGTGTCCAGTATGAGG ATGCCGACTTCAAACGATACACATACACCATCATCACGACGGACTCCAACAAGCAGCTCAAGTTTCTCCACGACAGAATGCCAGTCATCCTCAACCCCGGCTCCAAGGAGATCAGGACCTGGCTGGACCCCAAACGGCACGAGTGGTCCAAAGAACTGCAAGACCTCCTGAAGCCCTttgacggcgagctcgactGCTACCCCGTCAGCAAGGAGGTCGGCAAGGTCGGCAACAACTCTCCGTCCTTCATCATACCCGTCGCAAGCAAGGAAAACAAGTCCAACATTGCCAACTTCTTTGCCAACGCATCCGCCAAACAAAAGCCCAAGGAGGAGTCCAGGGCCGAACACGTGGTTGAGACTAACGTAGAGGTGGAACACTCCAAAgaggacaagaagcagcCGGTGCCAGACATCGTCGCCGAAGCGGCTGCAGACGCAGACGGCCAGGTCACCAAGGCAGGGATCAAGCGGGAGGCTGCCGAGTCCAGCTTGGACGAGGAGCCGCCGAGGAAGTTGCCTTCGAAGACGAGACAGAGCAGGACCAGCGCGACGAGCAACGGGAGTAAAAGCCCTGTCAAGCCGAGGGATGGGACGCAGAAGATTACAAAGTTCTTCGCCAACAGCGTGTGA